In Brevibacterium zhoupengii, the following are encoded in one genomic region:
- a CDS encoding helix-turn-helix domain-containing protein: MVEEFDSLHVVCHLDSLLTQRGLSLTELSKLVDVSLANLSVLKNNRAKAIRYSTLIALCQVLDCQPGDLFTVNVRPD; this comes from the coding sequence ATGGTTGAGGAATTCGATTCACTCCACGTCGTCTGCCATCTGGACTCGCTGCTGACTCAACGAGGTCTGAGTCTGACTGAACTTTCGAAGCTCGTCGATGTGTCCCTGGCCAATCTCTCGGTTCTCAAGAACAACCGCGCCAAGGCCATCAGATACTCAACACTCATAGCACTCTGTCAGGTTCTGGACTGTCAGCCCGGGGACCTGTTCACCGTCAATGTCCGCCCCGACTGA
- a CDS encoding DNA polymerase III subunit gamma and tau has protein sequence MSTALYRRYRPETFDEVIGQEHVTDPLKAAIERGRINHAYLFSGPRGCGKTTSARILARCLNCAKGPTPVPCGECPSCEDLANGGPGSLDVVEIDAASHNGVDDARDLRERAIYAPARDRYKVFILDEAHMVTSQGFNALLKIVEEPPPHIKFIFATTEPEKVIGTIRSRTHHYPFRLVPPEALGNYMEDLCSREGVQVAKGVLPLVVRAGGGSVRDTLSVLDQLIAGSGPDGVDYAGAIALLGYTPDSLLSDIVDAFSAGDGGGVYRAVERVIESGQDPRRFVEDLLERMRDLIVINAAPEAAHAFLPEVPPDRLERLTLQARGFGQGELSRAADLLNQGLTEMSGATSPRLQLELICARILLPGSGRSRDAVLSRVERMERRIGMSASGTAANIPPAQSEAADPSGDGGQSNATPPAQGQSQGTPGQSQSTPGQSQVAQVPAAQSSNQAPSPNQPQRDDFDELAEMAAAAESMLNEPPASSPTDSPQEDRSSLAEDSAQAPVAGSSSQEQPDQASQPQPPEMRAPEPRAPQPQPPADPAHADSGSAESAPAESAPADASAPEGDAVAGAGNIGGEIEAIRRAWPSILAAVEKRSRLTRAIIAANAIPQSYSAGVVYLGFNNAGSVQGFQQRDHAAKLAMAINDVLGIQARIDIGDVGRIGGNSGQADTGRGTGGKGASAPAPSEAPGNRGPAPAQRRPSPQEVAAVVGTREVDKPQVDHEKFWETSGSPQGPWSDDDEEGEQPAAHEVPQPPTDQPPTDSDSGSDSGSDSAATPGSPSADASNDSGDGSGAFSGPADEPASWEELAPTDQNVPIDQNAADHAQHSGGQSTPVEESAPAEAASEVQSPEQPESDESLADSDIVVPDLSDEDFFSDPSSTTVPEQSEMDHRADSAPHAAAPAAPEDAPMEYVQPRWEEPTWHDGPNEEAPNLGDSSDGQTRSADSGEEFTSAGSGAVEVGALVVPPPEDDDLDFLGDYTDGGSGLPETASQPPAQASRPQGHGAAKPFKSRFAALAEKHGGSTPQPPAQTGENGYPQNGNSTMPGSSADDAHADARPQNSGADEDEYDPETDLDISDAPQIGVAVIARVLGGEIIDEREV, from the coding sequence GTGTCCACCGCACTGTACAGAAGATACCGCCCAGAGACCTTCGATGAGGTCATCGGTCAAGAGCATGTGACCGATCCGCTGAAGGCCGCGATCGAACGTGGCCGCATCAACCATGCCTATCTGTTCTCCGGCCCCCGAGGCTGTGGCAAGACCACCTCGGCACGGATCCTGGCGAGGTGTCTCAACTGTGCCAAGGGGCCGACTCCGGTGCCCTGTGGTGAGTGCCCGAGCTGCGAGGACCTGGCCAACGGCGGCCCGGGTTCGCTCGACGTCGTGGAGATCGACGCGGCCAGCCACAACGGCGTCGACGATGCCCGCGACCTGCGTGAGCGCGCGATCTATGCCCCGGCCCGGGATCGGTACAAGGTCTTCATCCTCGATGAGGCCCATATGGTGACCTCGCAGGGCTTCAATGCTCTGCTCAAGATCGTCGAGGAGCCGCCTCCTCACATCAAGTTCATCTTTGCGACGACCGAGCCTGAGAAGGTCATCGGCACAATCCGCTCGCGGACCCATCATTACCCGTTCCGCCTGGTTCCGCCCGAGGCTTTGGGTAACTACATGGAAGACCTGTGCAGCCGCGAAGGTGTGCAGGTTGCCAAGGGTGTTCTGCCGCTCGTCGTGCGCGCCGGTGGCGGTTCCGTGCGTGACACCCTGTCCGTGCTCGACCAGCTCATCGCCGGTTCGGGTCCCGACGGCGTTGACTATGCCGGGGCCATCGCGCTTCTGGGGTATACACCTGATTCCCTGCTCAGTGACATCGTCGATGCTTTCTCTGCCGGCGACGGCGGCGGTGTCTACCGTGCTGTCGAGCGAGTCATCGAGTCGGGGCAGGACCCGCGTCGCTTCGTTGAGGATCTGCTCGAGCGCATGCGCGATCTCATCGTCATCAATGCTGCCCCCGAGGCGGCTCATGCCTTCTTGCCGGAGGTCCCTCCGGACCGCCTCGAGCGACTGACTCTGCAGGCCAGAGGCTTCGGCCAGGGTGAACTCTCTCGAGCGGCTGACCTGCTCAACCAGGGCCTGACCGAAATGTCAGGAGCAACCTCGCCGAGGCTGCAGCTCGAGTTGATCTGTGCCCGCATCCTTCTGCCCGGCTCGGGTCGCAGTCGCGATGCAGTGCTCAGCCGTGTCGAACGGATGGAACGCCGCATCGGCATGTCCGCTTCCGGAACGGCGGCGAACATTCCCCCTGCCCAGTCGGAGGCGGCTGACCCGTCCGGAGACGGCGGGCAATCGAACGCCACACCGCCAGCGCAGGGACAGTCGCAAGGTACTCCGGGACAGTCGCAAAGTACTCCGGGGCAGTCGCAGGTCGCGCAGGTTCCCGCAGCGCAGTCCTCGAACCAGGCTCCGTCTCCGAACCAGCCACAACGCGATGATTTCGACGAGCTCGCCGAGATGGCGGCTGCTGCCGAGTCCATGCTCAACGAGCCACCGGCCTCGTCTCCAACCGATAGTCCACAGGAAGACCGGTCGTCGCTGGCCGAAGACTCCGCCCAGGCGCCCGTCGCAGGGTCCTCGTCTCAGGAGCAGCCTGACCAGGCTTCGCAGCCTCAGCCACCAGAGATGCGAGCACCGGAGCCCCGGGCTCCGCAGCCTCAGCCACCAGCCGACCCAGCTCACGCTGACTCTGGTTCGGCCGAATCAGCTCCGGCTGAATCAGCTCCAGCGGATGCCTCTGCACCGGAGGGCGATGCCGTGGCCGGTGCCGGCAACATCGGCGGCGAAATCGAAGCGATTCGACGGGCTTGGCCGAGCATCCTTGCCGCAGTCGAGAAACGCAGCCGCCTGACCAGAGCGATCATTGCTGCGAATGCGATCCCGCAGTCGTATTCCGCTGGAGTCGTCTACCTCGGATTCAACAATGCCGGTTCCGTTCAGGGCTTCCAACAGAGAGACCATGCGGCCAAGCTGGCGATGGCGATCAATGACGTCCTCGGCATCCAGGCACGTATCGACATCGGTGATGTCGGTCGTATCGGCGGGAACTCGGGCCAGGCAGATACGGGACGCGGGACAGGCGGCAAGGGCGCCTCGGCGCCGGCGCCGAGCGAGGCTCCCGGAAATCGGGGACCTGCACCCGCCCAAAGACGACCCAGTCCGCAGGAAGTGGCCGCGGTCGTCGGCACACGCGAGGTCGACAAACCGCAGGTCGATCACGAGAAGTTCTGGGAGACCAGCGGCTCTCCGCAGGGCCCATGGTCCGATGACGACGAGGAGGGAGAACAGCCGGCGGCACACGAGGTACCTCAGCCACCGACTGATCAGCCACCGACTGATTCTGATTCCGGCTCAGATTCTGGTTCAGACTCCGCAGCCACCCCCGGCTCGCCATCTGCAGACGCTTCCAATGATTCCGGAGACGGATCAGGTGCCTTCTCTGGCCCCGCCGACGAGCCTGCTTCGTGGGAAGAGCTCGCTCCGACCGACCAGAACGTTCCGATCGACCAGAATGCGGCGGACCACGCGCAGCATTCAGGTGGTCAGTCAACACCTGTCGAGGAGTCAGCACCTGCCGAAGCGGCGTCTGAAGTTCAGAGTCCCGAACAGCCGGAATCGGATGAGTCACTGGCGGATTCGGACATCGTCGTACCCGACCTCTCCGATGAGGACTTCTTCAGCGATCCTTCGAGCACCACTGTCCCTGAGCAGTCGGAGATGGATCACCGGGCGGATTCCGCGCCACATGCCGCTGCACCGGCGGCACCGGAGGACGCGCCGATGGAGTATGTACAGCCTCGGTGGGAGGAACCGACCTGGCACGACGGGCCCAACGAAGAGGCCCCGAACCTCGGCGACTCCTCAGATGGACAGACCCGGTCAGCAGATTCGGGCGAGGAGTTCACGAGCGCAGGTTCGGGCGCTGTGGAAGTCGGAGCACTTGTCGTACCTCCCCCGGAAGACGACGATCTCGACTTCCTCGGTGACTACACCGATGGTGGTTCGGGACTGCCGGAGACTGCCTCTCAGCCGCCTGCCCAGGCCTCACGACCACAGGGGCATGGAGCGGCCAAGCCGTTCAAGTCCCGTTTCGCCGCTCTTGCTGAAAAGCACGGTGGCAGCACCCCGCAGCCACCGGCCCAGACCGGAGAGAACGGGTACCCGCAGAACGGGAACTCCACGATGCCCGGATCTTCAGCGGATGACGCCCACGCTGATGCTCGGCCTCAGAACTCAGGAGCTGATGAGGACGAGTATGATCCGGAGACGGACCTCGACATCTCGGACGCCCCGCAGATCGGAGTGGCCGTGATCGCACGAGTCCTCGGCGGCGAGATCATTGACGAAAGAGAAGTATGA
- a CDS encoding DUF2975 domain-containing protein produces MAQENGQSEMPEEPDDAVIGKPKGGVKRGDDAAKQKAFGTGYELWVGLALGFYVIYAVTELVTDLVHAKIRLPLEFESDAVATLGFPGGEATLSGLTQITVSTTDLATATMVLLLIAKIALILTFIVAAVAIVPVIRDIAKGDPFTSRSIMALGVLESFIAVGWLVYFAAMVLGSNMVSRDLDIADEVGPGVTTVQAFLLLGVVGGIELLRRCFKSGQKASEELEGLV; encoded by the coding sequence ATGGCACAGGAGAATGGGCAGAGCGAAATGCCCGAAGAGCCAGACGACGCCGTCATCGGGAAGCCCAAGGGTGGGGTGAAGCGCGGTGACGATGCGGCCAAGCAGAAGGCGTTCGGCACGGGGTACGAACTCTGGGTGGGACTGGCACTTGGGTTCTACGTGATCTATGCAGTGACAGAGCTGGTCACTGACCTCGTGCATGCAAAGATCAGGCTGCCGCTCGAATTCGAGTCCGATGCTGTGGCGACACTTGGCTTCCCAGGGGGAGAGGCGACTCTGAGCGGACTGACTCAGATCACGGTGTCCACAACCGACCTGGCCACCGCGACGATGGTCCTGCTCCTCATTGCGAAGATCGCGCTGATCCTCACCTTCATAGTCGCTGCAGTCGCAATCGTTCCCGTCATCAGGGATATTGCCAAAGGTGACCCGTTCACCAGCCGTTCGATCATGGCGCTCGGAGTGCTCGAGAGCTTCATCGCCGTGGGATGGCTGGTCTATTTCGCCGCGATGGTGCTGGGCAGCAACATGGTCTCGCGCGATCTCGACATCGCCGACGAGGTAGGTCCCGGCGTGACGACGGTCCAAGCGTTCTTACTGCTGGGCGTCGTCGGAGGAATCGAGCTCCTGCGCAGGTGCTTCAAATCAGGTCAGAAGGCTTCCGAAGAACTCGAGGGCCTCGTCTGA
- a CDS encoding DUF4178 domain-containing protein has translation MSSNILITVLVFIIVVLITVIVIRRRAASRRKFEENAAAPRRPQDPFAPEQNAGGDPETIKAGDLLEFGNEKFFVRGTLRISEGGYDWAEHFFQADQSATRLWLTVENDPDLQVSRWSDRPELDIEPKAKTITIDSTEYKLVEHGTASYRSEGTTGLNEKGGVDYVDYESDDHKLLAFERFDHGRWEVSTGESIPVGSFTIYSGS, from the coding sequence GTGTCATCGAATATCCTCATCACCGTCTTGGTGTTCATCATCGTCGTTCTCATCACGGTGATCGTCATCCGCAGGCGCGCCGCCAGCCGCCGCAAGTTCGAAGAGAATGCGGCCGCACCCCGCCGACCTCAGGATCCGTTCGCCCCCGAGCAGAACGCAGGCGGGGATCCGGAGACGATCAAGGCCGGTGACCTGCTCGAATTCGGCAATGAGAAGTTCTTCGTCCGCGGCACCCTGCGCATCTCAGAAGGCGGCTACGACTGGGCCGAGCACTTCTTCCAGGCCGACCAGTCCGCCACCCGCCTGTGGCTGACCGTCGAGAATGATCCCGATCTGCAGGTCTCCCGGTGGAGTGATCGCCCCGAGCTCGACATCGAGCCCAAGGCCAAGACCATCACCATCGACTCCACCGAGTACAAACTCGTCGAACACGGAACCGCCTCCTATCGCTCCGAGGGCACCACCGGCCTCAATGAGAAGGGCGGCGTCGACTACGTCGACTACGAGTCCGATGATCACAAACTGCTTGCCTTCGAACGCTTCGACCACGGCCGTTGGGAAGTGAGCACCGGCGAATCGATCCCGGTCGGTTCCTTCACCATCTATTCGGGCAGCTGA
- a CDS encoding DUF1707 SHOCT-like domain-containing protein — MSNSSSHSPDDDRAGNDPAKTYRIGHKERDEAIEVLRDAAGDGRITVEELDERMEKVHAARFPVDLDEVLSDLTIQLPSDRFRPGTAVSRSTPAGRAIESGKPLVIKAGWESELRRGRWQVPPSIRCEPSMSNVELNFLEVETDLEVINVEVVAGMGSVIVVVPDDWAVNVDDLSKSWGSVKSVVNAIPEGRKPTIEVTGSIGMGSFRARFANFLDRRRMAK, encoded by the coding sequence ATGAGCAACTCCTCCTCCCATTCCCCCGACGACGATCGTGCCGGAAACGACCCGGCGAAGACCTACCGCATCGGACACAAAGAGCGTGACGAAGCGATCGAAGTCCTGCGCGACGCCGCCGGCGACGGTCGGATCACGGTAGAGGAACTCGACGAACGTATGGAGAAGGTCCACGCCGCCCGCTTCCCTGTCGACCTCGACGAGGTCCTGTCCGACCTCACCATCCAACTGCCCTCTGATCGTTTCCGCCCCGGTACCGCTGTCAGCCGATCGACTCCCGCGGGCCGGGCAATCGAGTCAGGCAAGCCATTGGTCATCAAGGCCGGCTGGGAGAGCGAACTACGCCGCGGACGGTGGCAGGTCCCGCCCTCCATCAGGTGCGAGCCGTCGATGTCGAACGTCGAACTGAACTTCCTCGAGGTCGAGACCGACCTTGAGGTCATCAATGTCGAAGTCGTCGCAGGAATGGGGTCGGTCATCGTCGTCGTTCCCGATGACTGGGCCGTCAACGTCGACGATCTGTCCAAGTCCTGGGGCTCGGTGAAGTCCGTGGTCAACGCGATCCCCGAGGGCCGCAAGCCGACCATCGAAGTCACCGGTTCGATCGGCATGGGCTCCTTCCGGGCCCGCTTCGCCAACTTCCTCGACCGGCGTCGGATGGCCAAGTGA
- a CDS encoding GNAT family N-acetyltransferase — MVDVQITRIEPDDVDGLTQWRELMCEAYTFGRTAAWWQSLESTLTQFAQPRSDKSDIALVAHLGEVPIGGAEINIVTDAPADVEIGVLPTHRRQGYGTSIAGAVADLLRGRTELVQTETYCPEGVAFAQAQGLIIGNEEQRLLLDLPAYLRDDANRYRDPAAKSRLATDPDPNVSITSWIGGCPDEAVEDWARLRQQMDEDVPVGDLTRILKHAGAGAIRTHEERMADQGWILVSSIAHVNDVTAEIDDNTADEPVAVGYTEIMVSRHETDIVVQEDTFVEAAYRGRGIGRGLKVANMRQLHEIPEVAQASWIQTYTATGNGPMHALNRDLGFFPADSMTALEGRFDYS, encoded by the coding sequence ATGGTCGATGTCCAGATCACCCGCATCGAGCCCGACGACGTCGACGGGCTCACGCAATGGCGTGAGCTCATGTGCGAGGCCTACACCTTCGGTCGCACTGCCGCCTGGTGGCAGAGCCTTGAGTCGACTCTCACCCAGTTCGCCCAGCCCCGTTCGGACAAGTCCGACATCGCACTCGTGGCCCACCTCGGCGAGGTGCCCATCGGCGGCGCCGAGATCAACATCGTCACCGACGCCCCCGCCGACGTCGAAATCGGAGTTCTGCCCACGCACCGACGACAGGGGTACGGCACGTCGATCGCCGGAGCCGTCGCGGATCTGCTGCGCGGACGCACGGAGCTCGTCCAGACCGAAACCTACTGCCCGGAGGGCGTGGCCTTCGCACAGGCACAGGGCCTGATCATCGGCAACGAGGAACAGCGACTGCTGCTGGACCTGCCGGCCTACCTGCGCGATGATGCCAACCGCTACAGGGACCCGGCCGCGAAGTCACGACTGGCGACAGACCCTGATCCGAACGTGTCGATCACCTCGTGGATCGGTGGCTGCCCGGACGAAGCAGTCGAAGATTGGGCACGACTGCGTCAGCAGATGGACGAGGACGTCCCGGTCGGTGACCTCACGCGCATACTCAAGCATGCCGGTGCCGGCGCGATCCGCACCCATGAGGAGCGGATGGCCGACCAAGGCTGGATTCTGGTCAGCTCGATCGCCCACGTCAACGACGTCACCGCCGAGATCGATGACAACACGGCGGACGAGCCGGTTGCCGTCGGATACACGGAGATCATGGTCTCCCGCCACGAGACGGACATCGTCGTCCAGGAGGACACCTTCGTCGAGGCAGCGTATCGCGGTCGCGGCATCGGACGCGGACTCAAAGTCGCGAACATGCGCCAGCTCCACGAGATCCCGGAAGTCGCCCAGGCCTCCTGGATCCAGACCTATACAGCCACAGGCAATGGGCCGATGCACGCGCTCAACCGAGATCTCGGCTTCTTCCCTGCGGATTCCATGACCGCGCTCGAGGGACGATTCGACTACAGTTGA
- the recR gene encoding recombination mediator RecR codes for MSAVYEGALQDLVEEFGKLPGIGPKSAQRLAFHILQSESADVSSLAQALTEVKKRVRFCDICGNVSEEAECTVCQDPRRDRSMICVVEEPKDVVAIERTREYRGLYHVLGGAIDPMAGVGPDNLRIKELMPRLQNGEVKECVIATDPNLEGEATATYLVRLLNSLGVTVTRLASGLPVGGDLEYADEVTLGRAFSGRREMD; via the coding sequence ATGAGCGCGGTTTACGAAGGTGCCCTGCAGGACCTGGTCGAGGAATTCGGCAAGCTTCCGGGCATCGGCCCGAAGTCCGCGCAGCGGTTGGCGTTCCACATTCTCCAATCCGAATCCGCCGACGTCAGCTCACTGGCACAGGCCCTGACTGAGGTGAAGAAGCGTGTGCGCTTCTGCGACATCTGCGGCAATGTCTCTGAGGAGGCAGAGTGCACAGTGTGCCAGGACCCACGTCGAGATCGCTCGATGATCTGCGTCGTCGAGGAGCCCAAGGATGTCGTGGCCATCGAGCGGACTCGCGAGTACCGGGGTCTCTATCACGTGCTCGGCGGTGCGATTGATCCGATGGCTGGGGTCGGGCCGGACAATCTGCGCATCAAGGAACTGATGCCGCGTCTGCAGAACGGCGAAGTCAAGGAATGCGTCATCGCCACCGATCCCAACCTCGAGGGTGAAGCCACCGCCACCTATCTGGTGCGTCTGCTCAACTCCCTGGGAGTGACTGTGACGAGACTGGCTTCGGGGCTGCCTGTCGGGGGAGACCTCGAATACGCCGATGAAGTCACTCTTGGGCGGGCCTTCTCGGGCCGCCGCGAAATGGACTGA